Proteins from a single region of Juglans microcarpa x Juglans regia isolate MS1-56 chromosome 5S, Jm3101_v1.0, whole genome shotgun sequence:
- the LOC121267192 gene encoding 14.7 kDa ribonuclease H-like protein: MSSKIKHFWCQGPLDRVILDELGCSIIPIVTRKVELIAWRPPERGQVKLNVDGGSCGNPGISGGGGIIRDDQGGVVAGFAHNYGHATNTIAECRALLDGLRLCRQLGLRDVLVESDSMVIVGWFLWKFWEEITTMVGELNVRFRHIFRELIWQ, encoded by the coding sequence ATGTCAAGCAAGATAAAGCATTTTTGGTGCCAAGGCCCATTGGATCGGGTGATTTTGGACGAGCTAGGTTGTTCAATTATTCCGATTGTCACAAGGAAAGTTGAATTAATTGCATGGCGGCCACCGGAGCGAGGACAGGTaaagttgaatgttgatggaggTTCTTGTGGCAACCCAGGTATTTCAGGTGGGGGAGGGATTATTCGTGATGATCAAGGTGGAGTAGTGGCTGGTTTTGCTCACAATTACGGTCATGCTACTAATACCATTGCAGAGTGTAGAGCTCTCCTAGATGGGCTTCGACTGTGTAGGCAACTGGGGTTGAGAGATGTTTTGGTAGAGTCAGACTCAATGGTCATAGTTGGATGGTTTCTTTGGAAATTTTGGGAGGAAATTACAACTATGGTTGGGGAGCTTAATGTTCGGTTTCGGCACATTTTTAGAGAATTGATATGGCAGTAG